From Osmerus mordax isolate fOsmMor3 chromosome 8, fOsmMor3.pri, whole genome shotgun sequence, a single genomic window includes:
- the LOC136947231 gene encoding calpain-3-like isoform X3 gives MILWKEDLDVICGSRQHLQKDFFLYNASKAKCKSYVNLREVTDRFRLPPGEYVIIPSTFEPHQETEFILRVFSEKRSMSEEMGNSIEDNSVLNGKNRKATYEPILFVSDRSKTNKEIQQYDIEVDKKKKETKDKPKVQPPVESEQDKHFRAIFQQIAGNDMQICANELKVIMKRVLEKYNDMHTEGFSLESCRSMIALMDTDGTGKLNLNEFKQLWNKIKQWQMIFMRYDRDRFNSISSFEMRNAVNDAGFRLNNQLYNIIAMRYADEHLNIDFDSFICCFVRLEGMFRAFHAFDKEKRGTISLDVNEWLQLTMYA, from the exons ATGATCCTGTGGAAGGAGGACCTTGATGTG ATATGTggtagcagacagcacctgcaaAAGGACTTCTTCCTCTACAACGCCTCCAAGGCTAAATGCAAGTCTTACGTCAACCTCCGTGAGGTGACAGACCGCTTCCGACTTCCCCCTGGAGAGTATGTGATCATCCCCTCGACTTTTGAGCCCCACCAGGAAACAGAGTTCATCCTCAGGGTCTTTTCAGAGAAGAGAAGCATGTCTGA GGAAATGGGCAACAGCATcgaggataacagtgtactg AATGGCAAAAACAGGAAAGCAACATATGAG CCCATCCTCTTCGTGTCAGACAGATCAAAGACCAATAAGGAGATCCAACAGTATGACATTGAAGTAGataaaaagaagaaagagacaaaAGACAAG cccaAAGTACAACCACCAGTGGAAAGTGAGCAAGACAAACACTTCAGGGCCATCTTCCAGCAGATTGCTGGTAAT GATATGCAAATCTGTGCCAATGAACTCAAGGTGATCATGAAGCGGGTTCTAGAAAAAT ATAATGATATGCATACCGAAGGGTTCAGCTTGGAGAGTTGTAGGAGCATGATTGCTCTTATGGAT ACGGATGGGACTGGGAAACTTAATTTAAATGAGTTCAAACAACTGTGGAACAAGATTAAACAGTGGCAG ATGATCTTCATGCGCTATGATAGAGATAGATTCAATTCCATCAGTAGCTTTGAGATGAGGAACGCAGTCAATGATGCAG GCTTCCGTTTGAACAACCAGCTGTACAACATCATCGCAATGCGCTATGCTGACGAACATCTCAACATCGACTTTGACAGCTTCATCTGCTGTTTTGTGAGGCTTGAGGGAATGTTCA GGGCGTTCCATGCCTTTGATAAAGAAAAACGCGGTACAATCTCACTTGACGTTAATGAG